Genomic window (Tamandua tetradactyla isolate mTamTet1 chromosome 3, mTamTet1.pri, whole genome shotgun sequence):
CACATACATGCACTCACTCTACATGTAGCAGAGGAGAAAGGTGCGGCAAGGGGAAGATCAACGAGATCagttaataataacaatatttaccatttactgagcatcctttatttgccaggcactgtgctagatgatttaaaaaaattactactAATTCCCATGACAACTTTATAAGGTAGGGagttttatctccattttacacacAAGGAAGCAgaatcagagaggttaagttgtCAAAGTTTTACAGCTAACAAATAGAGAACCCAGGTTTGAACCCAAATCTGACTCCTAAGCACACATTCTACATCACACCCCAGCCTTCTGTACTATCTCAATCTGAAGGCATGaactcattattattttttaaattttattattattttaaaaataacatacaaacacgaacattcttaacatatgaacattccattcttagtatataagcaatgactcacaatatcatcacatagttgtatattcattaccatgatttcttagaatatctgcatcactccagaaaaagtaaaaagaaaaaagaaaaaactcatagataccataccccttacccctccctctaattgaccactagtatttccatctacccaatatattttaacctttgccgccctattttttctataccccttaccactccctttcattgatcactaatatttcagtctactcaatttattttaatatttgttccttctattatttgtttatgtttaaaccatatgttttactcatctgtccatgctatagataaaaggagcatgagacacaaggttttcacaatcacacggtcacactgcaaaagctgtatcattatataatcatcttcaagaaacatggctactcaatcctaaagaatcctagggcaatatataagattccacaagggttccatgcactacagtaattttccagaaacctacaacctccagatgggtcctgaaacctagcccaacctctccagaacatcagatagttccatctccctaccccatattccagaacatcagatagttccatcttcctaccccatattagtgagagacccttccaatatgaaaaatttagaatggccatagcccaaacacccctaaaaggaggaatggaaagatcaaaggtgatggtggagttattcacagaagataggatttaacaaatgaatatgaatgctgaatcattaaattgatctctcttttagtctccagagcaACTTCTAGAGCAaccagaagtaaaaatctaaaattgtgaaactgtaatccatgtcaaagtctgaaatatattctacaactaactgtggttctgtgctttgaaatttatagctcttttgtatatatgttgtttttcacaaaacaagaaggaaaaaaaagtcgattatgatgataaaaaaatatttaaaccttctggcctcctatactctggagcagctagaaggaaaaatctgagaggatcatatggtagcccatgacagactctgggatctgtcctgtaaaccacttgttgaagagtactttgaaaactattgcttttttctttccttgctttgtatatatgttataccatacaataaaaaaggttaaaaagaaaaaggaatgccttaaaaaaaaaaaaaagtgctttgagAGCGGTGCAATGGTGGGGTCAGTGGCAGAGTCTTTGCCTGCCGagccggagaccctggttcaactcccggagcctgcccatgccaaaaaaagttgTGCTTTGAGATAGACCTCAATACATTAATTActtaaaactgccaaaatgtagggaaaaaaagacttctaaaacagcttttaaaaagtttacaAACTAAACTCTAAAGATAATCTATGAAggttatctaggaataaaattattttatcttacacactcacacatcctgTTCCTACTGAAAGGCAATCAGAACCATTTGATTAACACATAAAAATGCCTATTTCTTACTCATTAAAGTTTCTGAGCTCTTTATATGTTCCTCCCTCCACCAATGTTATTCTTAAGGGTTATTAGATGATTAGCAGCAAAGAATCCTTATGGTCAATACCACAGCTCCAACATACCTAAGTTCAtccatttccttcttcttcttcatttcttctttttctctctttttcatttcctgaatttgggcttttttttcattcctctctTCACGATCTCGGCATTCTTTCTCTGCTGCTAGGTCTGGGAACCgctccatttttgtcttttctaatcGATTTAGTATCTCATTTACTTTCTTCTCCACTGTCACAATTTTAACCTTTGAGGGGGACGGAGAGGAGAGGAAAACTGAATCTTTATTATGTATTCTTTTTCCCCCAGATGAGGGGAGAAACTTTCCAGGGACTCAGCAGTTAATAACCAGTCCAATTCCCTTTAGAAAACATACATCATGCGCATCCGTGAACAGCAATGTGTTAGAAAAGATGGATACTACCCTCAGCGTCAGGAATCCACCTCCTTCAGTGGTGCAAAACACTTACATCCTTTTGCCTGTGAAAGCCTATCTGTCCCACATCCATGTCAGCTGTTTTCTTCAGGTTAGACCACGGTGTGTACACCACATTAACGTTGTTCATCTTGCAGCCTGCCAAGAGAGACTGTCTTCAACATGCAGGCAGGATGAGATGGAGCAATGTGTTTCCTTACCCACTGGCAAATTACCATAATCCCACAAAGGAAAAGATTTAGAATGAACAAGCCATAAATTGTTTCAAACcacaaaacactttttaaataccACTCACAAAAGGCAAATAGTAAAGCTGCCATTAAACAATATTCATACAAAAGTTTACAGTGGAAAGTAGGGGGTACTGGACTAGCTTCAGGGACTTCTGAGAACTCCCTAAAACTGAATGCAAAATTTCTTCTTATGTGCATCTTTTAAAGAGAAAAGGACCGAAAAGGTCTTTCTGGATTCTCAAAGGAGTCCTTAATTCAATAAAGATTAAAAAGCAACATAAAGTAAAAAGCCATGGCCTGGGATTCAAGAGGCCTGGACTCTATCCTGATACTACCACAAACCTGCTGTGTCACAGTCTCCCTGACCGTCTGAATCTCATCTAAAACATGGCTGAAACTGGATTAATTTAGTAGGGTTTTGGTGTATTGTTTCTTTTAGCAGTAGAACCCTttttatcaaaaacaaaacaagaagacGCAGAAATAATCACAGCAGAGATGCTGTGGATGAAAGGGAGTGCTAGGTATTCTGTTCACTCCTCCTATCCCCTCATCACCACACTCCTCTCCACCCCCTCCTTCCCAGGCAATTCCAAGGATCagagtttaacatttgttccatgTTCTGTAAGATCTTTTTCAATTAGATggcaatatatttaaatgtttattaaatcaCCACACACATTAGAAAATATGGTAAATATCTGAATACCACCTTATCTAAGTGTTCAAAGTTAACATTACCAAAATGGACAAAATGACATCACAGGACTCCTGACTGCAAAGGGCAAAATTTCAGTAATGTGGCATTTCTGCCCAAAAATGCATAATGTGATTCTAAtcaggagaaagcttcagaaaaaCCCAAATTGAGTGATGTTCTACAATTGGTccagacttttaaaaaagtatcaaTGTCTTGAAAGACAAAGATCCTTCTCCaaattaaaggagactaaagaaatatgaCAAGAAGATACAATGCATGATCctggatcagaaaaaaaaagctatattggGACAATTAGTGACGTTTAACTGTAGACTACATGTCAGGTAATAGTATTTTATCCacagttaaatttcttgaatttgatgaTCATTGTAAGGCAGGTACTTAAGAAATTGTCCTTGTTCTTAGATACAGGCTGAAGGATAAAGGGTCATGgtgtctataattttctttcaaatgggtcagctaaaaaaattaatattgaatATGTCATAacagagagaaagcaaataaagaaaaatgtaaaaattgacGGATCGAAGTGAAAAGCATatggattcatttttatttatgtatttagtaattcttctgtaagtttgaaaaaattaaaaaaaaaaaaagaaaaatctttatgTACAAGGCACTGTGGGAGATACAAACATGGATCACACAATGGATCTTGCCTTCGAAGACTCTAAAGGAGGAGAGATAAGTACataaataattcaattaaaaGTAGAACTAGATAAATGATATTGGAAAGACCCAGGAAAAATGCTCTGTTGGTACAGAGAAGGCAGTAGTCACTTAAAGCTGGAGAAAGGGAAAGTTTCATGGAAGACATCAATATCTCTTAGTAATCAAGACAGGATGTTTAGCCTCCACTATACTTCTGAGCTCTAAGACcctaggcaagttacttaaatcTCTCCAAGGTCCATTTTCTggtttattaaatgaaaataatcaatatCTGACACTGGAGTTGATAAATAAAAGCATTTGTAAACTTCTTTTTTGCACGGACAGGCACTGGctatcaaaccagggtctctggcatggcaggtgagaattctgccactgagccaccgtcgcaccaccccaTTTGCAAACTGTTTAGCACAATGCCAGGCACATAATTGACCCATGAGCAATGTTAGCTATACCTAGCATTACTACAACTATTAAGTAGAACTTGAACCTCAACTTCAATCTGGAAATGTGATGactgagaaggaagagagagctgAGGGCAGAGGGAACAATATAaacaaaagagagacagagaaaaacaacaaatgttcaCTTTGGCTAAACTGTCAAATatacaaaagggaaaaagtcTGCAGTCAGATCACAGAGATGCTTAAATGCCATCTTCAGTAGCTTGTACCTAAATGTACAGGCAAAGCAGAGTACAAAAACTTTCTAAGATTTTAGAAAACATAATCTGACAGAGATTATAGGGTCAATACAGAACAGGCTGACCAGATTCTATGATGATGAACAGATTTAATCTGAACTCCCCTGGTTCTGAGCACAGAAGTGGTcaaatagggaagaaaaagaaattttaactaGATAGTAATGTAAATGGAGTGCATTTTGGAACTCTCATAGCCCAAGACTATTTTCACTCCTCAGCAGTATCTTATACTACTGATTCACGAGAATGAGACCCCTGGTCTTAGCTCCTCATTTTGTAAGTGAACTATCACAGTGGAAGGTTGACAGGAGATAAAAGAATAAACTgtgcttttccctcttttttactgttttctctagAACAACTATacaataaagagattaaaaatagggTGAGCCAAAAATAAAGACTCCAGAACATTTAAACAAAGCAACATTTGCTAGACAGGGGCATACGAAAGGGACACGGATGTGTAAAAGAGGTTACAATGCAGAAGGAAAGCTATTTATTTATACTATTTCAGAAGATAGCTGGAAATCTTAGAAAATTCtattctataaatataaatggaatgtCCTAAAACAAACTGAAATTTACTGATATATTGAGTTGAAAAATCACTGGTGCTAAAAGACAAGACCTCCACTTTCTTTGGCTAAGTACCTGACTAGTTATTAAAACTGCTTGAGCTCCATTCAAGAAATACAGTCTAAGTGATGGTAAAGGGAATAAACTACCCAGCCTTTGTCTTGTAATCACTAATACCTCATATCTGTTATTATTGTCTGCCCCATCCTTATCTTCTCCCCAAACCATATTTCCTTCCAACTTTTTGAATTATCCCTCAACTTCTTATCAAACCAGACTCTATCCTATCTGGGTTTACGTTCCTACATCTAAAATCTGGTCTATTAACTAAGTCATCTTAGTAGAACACCACCTCCTGGCTCCTTCCTAACCTTCCACCTCAACCCAAATAATCCTCTTCCTTGGCTTTCACTAACTATTGAGAGATTAAACCTGGTACAGTGGAAATAATCAAGCACCAAGTACAGTACCATAGACTCTACCGAAAACACTTAGGACAATTGTTCTCAACTCTCTGCACGTTAGAATCAtctggaaagcttttaaaaatgatactcAGGGATCAACTAAGACTAATTAAGATTCtctggggggagaggggaggataGAGGAgtactgtttttgtttgcttaagTGCTCTCAGTTGAAAACCAAGGACTTCAACAAAGGCTCTCCTAACTGGGACGGGAGATAGGGGGAGAATAAAGATGACAAGATCAAGTGACCTGATACCTTCTCAACTTAAAAGAATAAAGCAATATAATTGGGAAGGAGAGAAACAAAAAGTAGTAAAGAATGATCTGGAGACTTGAGAACTAAAATCTAACGACAAATGATGACAATAGACatcaaacattcaaaataaagacacaaaataAACTTCTTACTTAGCTATTCACATAACAAGTTTTTCTAAAAGTCTTTTTACAAATAACTTTAAAGATCCGCTTTATTTAGAGAAATCTAGACAAactaagaaaaatacagaaaaggagCTGAGGCTCAGATAGGGCCTTGAAAATTAGGAAGGAAGAATTAGTCTTTAGTTATTTGATAGGCAGAACAATGCCATCTTAAAGAACAAAACAGGGGAAAGACCTATTACGTGTTGTTCCTTTGACTCAATCAAAAGTCAGTAATATATTCTCTAAAATGCAACCCATTTCAGACTCAGAGAAAGCATAATTCTGAAAAcacctcaaggaaaactgacctTGAATGCTATTGGCCTTCACAAGATGTGCACAATCCATCAGAACTTCCTTTGGAATGTCTTCTATGTTCTCcccctgaaaaacaaaaataaatcaaatggtTTACTACTTTGTTATTGATCAATACTGGTGCATTCATAGGGCGTTTGCTGCTTTACAAGGCACTATTTTTGTTAAAATCAGGGCTCTGTCAGTTGTATTATAGCACACTGAAAAATGAGGTGTTTACTGAGTTCATTACAAGAATGCTTATTTACACTAAGAAAAGGTAGTAATGTGGGAAATACCTAGAACTTactaaatgaaaaataagcagGATATGGAATTAAAATGCCAAAATATTAACTACAATTATGTCTGAGTAATTTTtgtcctctttcttcttcattcttaCTTCTAGAAACCTTGTGAAGAACTGGTGCCTGTTTCTAAAACTGAGTCTTCTTAGCTGCAGTCCTACAACGTTCCTCTCAAATAAAGATCCTGTAGTTCTTGGTTTCAATTATCTGGTAGTAACTGCTCTTCAGCCACAATCAGGAAAAAAACTCTTTGTGTGTTAGATCTCAGTCCTTCTCCATAAGAACTTCTATGTCTCTCACTTAAATTCCCTAGACTTTCAAAATTCATATTTCTGAAAGACTTCCACAAGAACCTTGTGGAAGGATAACAGGGAAAATTCATGACCATCTCTATAACGGTTAACCGCCACCTGAGTAAAGGTTACCTTGTGCATTGTATAGAAAGGAAAAGCCATTCCAATAGGTTCTCTCTGCACAAATACTCTAGCAGGAGGCTACTTGggaactacttttttttttaatgtttctatacttcctctatttttttttaatgggcgtGATTTAATCctataagaaaaaagtaaacattcatttttaaaaagaaagctaagGTTAAGTTTTCAGCAACaatgattaaaacattttcaatcaAGCATTTTAATATGATAAAGATCAGAACAAATCTAAACACATAAAcaacactgatttttttactcTACATATATCATGTTAAAATAGGCTGAGTCATTccaaaagaacaaagatatttcAGAGGCAAGAGCAAGTGGAAATCAATTCAGTACTGGCTTCACTAGGCACCGAACACCTCTGTCTGGAATGCAATGTTCCACCTAACTAAATATTTGAGACAAATTAAGTTTATTccattccatttctatttttttcctttatttgaaaTGTTATTAAATGGGAATCTCTCAAATACATAAATTTGACCCAAAAAAGTGCTTTTAAGTTTGTCACtactttaaaaacttattttatacTCTACATTCCTCTGACCACTTAAACAGAGGGTTCTGCATTTAACATTATCTTGATAACACAACGTCATAATTGCGATATCATCTTTACACTGGGCTATAATAGACTGATGCCATCAGGAGATTATAAAGTATATAGTAGCTGGTTGATCctatactaaataaataaaaatgaataattaaaaaaaaatctaccactTCCTTATTATCTACTAAGTACAAGTACTGAGTAAACAGCCATATGAAATGTCTTTCTTCattaatgaagaaactgaagcttagaagCTTAGCAACGTTAAGTAACTAGGTCAAGGACCCCCATATCTAGTAAGTGAGACAGCTGAGAAATGAACCCAGATCTAAAGCCAGGCTCTAAAAATTGGCCCTAGACTATGGTATATATGGAGTTCTTGGGAAACACTTAGTTTCTTAGTTCCTGATGAAGGCTATGGCCTGATATCCCTTCTTAATATCTGTGACTGTCACTAGAACTAAAGcattctcctcttctctttttgcTACTTCTAATATTAGCAGAccaaaaaacaatataaaaatccaGCTTAGCACTCTGTATGAACTCAGAGTGCATGAACTGACTGGAGCACCTAAGGATTCTCAATATGTAAAGGCCAAAATTTATACTGTGGACTTTGTGCCATCTATGTGAGATTTTTTAATGGGATTTTAAAATCAAAGATAACCTAAGAAAGAACACTGCTGAATATCAGCATCAAGGGTTGTATTATATTCAACTGAATTCAACAAAAAGCAACTAACCACTTATATAGAGCTTAGCCAGGCATTATTTTAAGTCCTAAAAATATGCTAAATCACTTAATACCAATAACATAGGTACTATTAATCAATCCCCTTTCACAGTTGAGAAAATAGAGCCAGAAGTTAcataacttgctcaaagtcacacagctggtaagcaACAGAGCCAGAAACCAGCAACCTGGCTCTAGAGTCTGTATTTGCTTTTAACCATGTAGTCTTATTGTATCTCCAATGCTTACTTAGTATCTTCTGAATACCATGTGCTATGCTAATTACTGTAGGAGATTAAAGCTGTACAAGCCCCTCAAGgaacacacattttaaaattgagcATATTATCTGCTTTCAAAAGAAAGTGAAATCAAACTTATGTTCAAACAAGTAATAATTGTTAATAAAATTAACTGAGACCCAAAAGGCCTGCcaccattatttccatttttgataCAGCAGAATCCAAGGGGAAAATAATCTGTACCAAAGGAAACTTGCTAACAGGACATTCtattttctctaaatttaaaGCAGTTCTAAACTGGCAAGAGGTTGCCTAGGAGAATTCAGAATTCATCATCTTACTCTTTTCTTTCACATACAATCCTCAAAAGTACGTATAAGTAAATATGGGGCACAATGTTTAACCTTGCCAGTAAATTAAGGAGTGAAAATTATAACCATAATGAAcagtattttctatttcttaaaatggtcaaaaggtgttatttttttaaattataagacCCAAAAGGATTTTGGAaaacctatatatagaaaatattataaacaagaaCAACAGTTTTAGAGGTCAATCTGGCAAAAAAGATTTGTATcttttgacccagtaattccattccCGGACTTAcagcaagaaaataatttaaaaaaaaccaaaaacagtttataaagatatttcttgTTAGGGATTCATAATGACAACTTATACCTTGACAAAGAGGTTTCATATTAATTGTGGTGTTATTATCAACTCAAAACAGCCAATCAAAATAATATATAcgaaaataataaagtaatatgaaaaaatttataaaccatacctttaaaaactattataatcAACCAGAGGGCCAAGGGATCTTAGGAAGGAATATAGactgagaaaaaagaatttaactGTATTATAAACGTATGACATACTCTCACTAAAGGGCCTGGGAGAAAAAAGTTTAACAGTAACTTTAGAAAATGGTGTTTTGACTGGAAACTttaaggcaaaaaacaaaacaaacaaagatgaAAAACTGTACATAAGCAGTGTAATTGATAAAAGTTATTTCTCATGGTGATACAGGTTAGCAATTCTGAAACTACTTACAGGTATACTAGAGTCAAATAACTAAGTAAATGGATGGTGGACGGTGTgagccaggtttctcactgttggagaGGGAAGCTATAGATAAGTGAGGGGGAAAGATTGGGATGAACCATATGATACTGGATTAGATTCAGAGACATTCAAATGAACTTATGGTCTAGTTAAGTATAGATagagatggatagatagagaAACAGTTATTGCTACATATCCATATATATGGCTtagtatatgtataaatatattaccTAGCTCTGTTTGTTGAGGGCCTAGAAATAATGACACTCCATTAGTAACGAGCATACCCTGCACCAAGATTTTGGCTCCTAAATACCATTCACCAttagaaatggctgattctaagGCTGAGGCAGGGAAAACCTTCTTGTactgccagaaagtaaggaagcaTACAAAACACAAAAGGATGGggcaagtcaaaggaacaaagcagcTTTCACAAGCTGGAACaacctgagcaacaaaataaataatgcagtACAGGATTATAACCCAAAGCATAAAATAACTATATGAATTCATACTGATACAAGTAAATGAACATTTACTGATATCAGGTCTTATAGGGTGATTCAGAGTCAAAGTCCAAGGATTTTTcgtatgaaaaaaaatttatttatttatgaataaataaatgagagagaggagacaAATCTTCCTTACAGAATTCCAAACAATGTAAAGATAGATACATTCTTCAGGAAGTAGAGTTTAATTCTACTTCTCCCTCTTGAGTACAGGCTAGACTTAGTGATCTGATCCCAAATAACAATCAtgaaaagggagggaaagagcAACTTTATAGCTTAAAAACCTGGCAAATACTAGGTTGTCCAGGTGACCAAGCTTACCATCACTAGACATAAGTCACGTTGACATATATATCCTCTGAGATTATGTAAaggcattttatttctggtatttttcaaaaaaaaaaaaaaagtgtgtgtgtgtgtatcatccCTTAGTCTAATCATGAGTAAAACaacagacaaacccaaattgagtgacattctacaaaatacctgatgAGTACTTATCAGGGttatggaaaaacaaagaaacactgAGAAACAGTCATAGACCAGAGGAGACTAAGAAGACACAATAACTAAATGTAAACTGGTGTTCTGGACAGGATCCTTAAATAGAAAGAGGATACAAATGGAAAGactggtgaaatccaaataaaatctTGAATTTGGTTCACAGTAACATACCAATGCTGGTTCCTTAGTTTTCACAAATGTACCAAAGGAATGTAACAGGAATGCAAGGGGAAAATGGGTGAAGGGTATATGGGGACCTTTGTACAatatttgtaacttttctgtagatctaaaattattccaaaattagaagtttatatatatatatgattgctTTTACACATAATAACTACATATACTCTGTGAACTGAttgtataaaatacatatatatatatgaataaagacAGATTGGAAAAATACCAGAGTGTTGTATCACTGCAGAACattaaatctttatttcctttattactataatgttgttttaaaaatttaagttttaaaccTTCCAAAAAGGCCCTTGATAACTGGCAACATCTGTCTATCAATGAAACGGGAAAATCACATGAGTCTAAGTAAAAAGAACCAAAACATTATCTCCAGTGGAAGAGATAAGACGTTCAATAATGTTAAcacaaataaaagagagaagcagAGGTGACATACAACACACCTAAACAAGAGAATCCAGCAGGGCTTCAAAGTTGGGAAATGTATACCATTACCCTTTATGGTATATCTTTCCAAATATCTAAAATCACTCAGAATACCCCTTAGTGATTTTCTGCGTCATGTGGAAGACAACtctctttacttagacttttgaacatatttattacTAAAGGCAACTTAATTACTGAAAAAGGATAATGAACATGGTATGATGCTCAGCACTAAGGAAAAAGATATGAATCCACGTTTAAATCCAGTTACCTTATGTAATCGAAGGTATACATGAGCCGAAGAGAGTTTGTCCACATGAAACCTACAAAGAATGAAAACCACTTTTAGCAAGAGACACAAGGCAACCATCTCTTAGGCCACTTGCACTTAAAGCAATCCAATCCAAAAACTATTCATTCAATGTTTACCATGTGCTAAGCACCATTTGGAGTATAAAATAAAGGCTCACTAAGACTACAGGGAGGTAAAAAAATACAGTTATGAAGCTATTTGTGGTTAAGTGCCAAGATGAGCAGTAGAAACATATCTGAAATGCCCGAGATGGGTGATTTTTCAAGTGACAAAGAGCTACCAATGACCAAAGGCTTCATGCAAAAACTGAGATTTGGTTGGCTGCTGACTGAAGTATGGGacttagaataaaaaagaaaaaggactttcAGGTAAGGAGTCATAGAGACTCCAATGCTACAAGTCTGGGAAACCACTCCCAGGACCACTGACAGAAATATTCAAGTTTATAAGAGGGTAccaatttggagaaaaaaatgtgaggggttctttttcttgtgtttcaAGTAATGGCCAAACAATTCAAAGAGATAGTCAAGCAAAGAGTTAAGAGTTAGGTCATGACTTAAAAAAATGATACTTAGCAGGACACATCATAAAATAGGTAAGGTTCAACAATTCATTCAGCCCGTTATTCTGACAATGATGCTATACAGGTCTGGGAGAACACAGTTATTGTCCTTTATGATATTGCTTTAAAAACATTAGGAGTGCCCCTATTCTCTCTCCTGAATATTTTAAGTTTACCTTTCATTAAGGCTCTATCATGTACCAATTCAactgaatcttttaaaatttacttcctTTTTTACCCAACATTttgtaatattaaatttttttaactttttaattgtatagtataacatatatacgaagcaaagaaataagaaagcaatagttttcaaagcactcttcaacaagtggttataggacagatcccagagtttgtcatgggctaccatacaaccccctcagatttttccttctagctgatctggaatataggaggctagagggtttaaattttttttttatcatcacaattgactttttttcctttgtttttttgtgaaaaataacatatttacaaaaaagcaatatttcaaagcatagcaccacaattagttgtagaacata
Coding sequences:
- the CCDC25 gene encoding coiled-coil domain-containing protein 25 isoform X5 gives rise to the protein MGKDKYENEDLIKYGWPEDIWFHVDKLSSAHVYLRLHKGENIEDIPKEVLMDCAHLVKANSIQGCKMNNVNVVYTPWSNLKKTADMDVGQIGFHRQKDVKIVTVEKKVNEILNRLEKTKMERFPDLAAEKECRDREERNEKKAQIQEMKKREKEEMKKKKEMDELRSYSSLMKVENMSSNQDGNDSDEFM
- the CCDC25 gene encoding coiled-coil domain-containing protein 25 isoform X2, which produces MVFYFTSSSVNSSAYTIYMGKDKYENEDLIKYGWPEDIWFHVDKLSSAHVYLRLHKGENIEDIPKEVLMDCAHLVKANSIQGCKMNNVNVVYTPWSNLKKTADMDVGQIGFHRQKDVKIVTVEKKVNEILNRLEKTKMERFPDLAAEKECRDREERNEKKAQIQEMKKREKEEMKKKKEMDELRSYSSLMKVENMSSNQDGNDSDEFM
- the CCDC25 gene encoding coiled-coil domain-containing protein 25 isoform X4 codes for the protein MVFYFTSSSDEDLIKYGWPEDIWFHVDKLSSAHVYLRLHKGENIEDIPKEVLMDCAHLVKANSIQGCKMNNVNVVYTPWSNLKKTADMDVGQIGFHRQKDVKIVTVEKKVNEILNRLEKTKMERFPDLAAEKECRDREERNEKKAQIQEMKKREKEEMKKKKEMDELRSYSSLMKVENMSSNQDGNDSDEFM
- the CCDC25 gene encoding coiled-coil domain-containing protein 25 isoform X1 gives rise to the protein MVFYFTSSSVNSSAYTIYMGKDKYESKFSKAFDFEISNSKHHLQDEDLIKYGWPEDIWFHVDKLSSAHVYLRLHKGENIEDIPKEVLMDCAHLVKANSIQGCKMNNVNVVYTPWSNLKKTADMDVGQIGFHRQKDVKIVTVEKKVNEILNRLEKTKMERFPDLAAEKECRDREERNEKKAQIQEMKKREKEEMKKKKEMDELRSYSSLMKVENMSSNQDGNDSDEFM
- the CCDC25 gene encoding coiled-coil domain-containing protein 25 isoform X3 translates to MKVSFQKPLILKFPTDEDLIKYGWPEDIWFHVDKLSSAHVYLRLHKGENIEDIPKEVLMDCAHLVKANSIQGCKMNNVNVVYTPWSNLKKTADMDVGQIGFHRQKDVKIVTVEKKVNEILNRLEKTKMERFPDLAAEKECRDREERNEKKAQIQEMKKREKEEMKKKKEMDELRSYSSLMKVENMSSNQDGNDSDEFM